The following coding sequences lie in one Sesamum indicum cultivar Zhongzhi No. 13 linkage group LG9, S_indicum_v1.0, whole genome shotgun sequence genomic window:
- the LOC105170638 gene encoding uncharacterized protein LOC105170638 isoform X1, whose protein sequence is MAFDCNERKTLLFSDLFKPHRNTIMSKLEGSSSSSSSNLSSSCDSSSSGFSTPLYSDLGSSEGDDDGDFIAELTRQMAECMLQEEEENADVNHVFEGSRPAKSKKERSDVDSGGVQYSSPVCVNNGRPPIQVYELKNQPEVVCKERRRAKGTESTQQKQLPKTEQQHYMQYRGREWGISHGHSGSGMQAVFLGGSGSRTGSPGTGVFLPRGARDPTHLKKKSGCSMVLMPTRVLQVLELHFNRVQDSSGAPPSSTGTADESTRKDVLPNGDSDLPANSDEMRLPQEWTY, encoded by the exons ATGGCTTTTGACTGTAACGAGAGGAAAACTCTGCTTTTCTCTGATTTGTTCAAACCTCATCGAAATACTATCATGTCGAAATTGGAAggctcaagctcgagctcgagctcgaatcTGTCTTCGTCTTGTGATTCGTCATCCTCGGGTTTCAGCACGCCGTTGTATTCGGATTTGGGGTCATCCGAAGGCGACGACGACGGAGACTTCATCGCCGAGTTGACTCGTCAGATGGCTGAGTGCATGctgcaagaagaagaagaaaacgcAGATGTAAACCACGTTTTTGAG GGAAGTCGGCCTGCGAAAAGTAAGAAAGAGAGGAGTGATGTGGATTCTGGCGGCGTTCAATATTCCAGCCCAGTCTGCGTTAACAATGGAAGGCCGCCGATTCAA GTGTATGAGTTGAAAAATCAACCAGAAGTAGTATGCAAAGAGAGACGACGAGCCAAAGGGACCGAGTCGACTCAGCAGAAACAGCTTCCGAAAACAGAGCAACAGCACTATATGCAATACAGAGGGAGAGAATGGGGAATTAGCCATGGGCACTCCGGGTCAGGTATGCAGGCCGTTTTTCTTGGTGGATCCGGATCGAGAACTGGGTCTCCTGGCACCGGAGTCTTTTTGCCTCGTGGAGCTAGAGATCCGACTCACCTCAAAAAGAAATCGG GTTGCTCAATGGTTCTGATGCCCACAAGAGTTTTGCAAGTTTTGGAACTACATTTCAATCGAGTGCAAGATTCCTCCGGCGCCCCACCCTCATCAACTGGTACTG CAGATGAATCCACAAGAAAGGATGTGCTACCAAATGGAGATTCAGATCTCCCTGCAAATAGCGACGAGATGCGACTGCCGCAAGAATGGACGTACTAG
- the LOC105170638 gene encoding uncharacterized protein LOC105170638 isoform X2 yields the protein MAFDCNERKTLLFSDLFKPHRNTIMSKLEGSSSSSSSNLSSSCDSSSSGFSTPLYSDLGSSEGDDDGDFIAELTRQMAECMLQEEEENADVNHVFEGSRPAKSKKERSDVDSGGVQYSSPVCVNNGRPPIQVYELKNQPEVVCKERRRAKGTESTQQKQLPKTEQQHYMQYRGREWGISHGHSGSGMQAVFLGGSGSRTGSPGTGVFLPRGARDPTHLKKKSGCSMVLMPTRVLQVLELHFNRVQDSSGAPPSSTGTDESTRKDVLPNGDSDLPANSDEMRLPQEWTY from the exons ATGGCTTTTGACTGTAACGAGAGGAAAACTCTGCTTTTCTCTGATTTGTTCAAACCTCATCGAAATACTATCATGTCGAAATTGGAAggctcaagctcgagctcgagctcgaatcTGTCTTCGTCTTGTGATTCGTCATCCTCGGGTTTCAGCACGCCGTTGTATTCGGATTTGGGGTCATCCGAAGGCGACGACGACGGAGACTTCATCGCCGAGTTGACTCGTCAGATGGCTGAGTGCATGctgcaagaagaagaagaaaacgcAGATGTAAACCACGTTTTTGAG GGAAGTCGGCCTGCGAAAAGTAAGAAAGAGAGGAGTGATGTGGATTCTGGCGGCGTTCAATATTCCAGCCCAGTCTGCGTTAACAATGGAAGGCCGCCGATTCAA GTGTATGAGTTGAAAAATCAACCAGAAGTAGTATGCAAAGAGAGACGACGAGCCAAAGGGACCGAGTCGACTCAGCAGAAACAGCTTCCGAAAACAGAGCAACAGCACTATATGCAATACAGAGGGAGAGAATGGGGAATTAGCCATGGGCACTCCGGGTCAGGTATGCAGGCCGTTTTTCTTGGTGGATCCGGATCGAGAACTGGGTCTCCTGGCACCGGAGTCTTTTTGCCTCGTGGAGCTAGAGATCCGACTCACCTCAAAAAGAAATCGG GTTGCTCAATGGTTCTGATGCCCACAAGAGTTTTGCAAGTTTTGGAACTACATTTCAATCGAGTGCAAGATTCCTCCGGCGCCCCACCCTCATCAACTGGTACTG ATGAATCCACAAGAAAGGATGTGCTACCAAATGGAGATTCAGATCTCCCTGCAAATAGCGACGAGATGCGACTGCCGCAAGAATGGACGTACTAG